The proteins below come from a single Mya arenaria isolate MELC-2E11 chromosome 6, ASM2691426v1 genomic window:
- the LOC128239257 gene encoding uncharacterized protein LOC128239257 has product MFGNPNKTIVILISLCLHIIAKWEKEHLSNYTNAKVSCHNSGGLIKQQLLKFGGLLNMTCEINVSLKDWESVWVQGQAQTGPYIALYTCMRLSNQDERGFARNMTFYSNILYECSVFCDQILHSIGYLGIYKNSCFCYFYSFRFPHSPECLENDFMDINNGIFVFRLIENMHFEVQSKSVNFNCLGASFQESGETTYYNTKCASSLYGICTHRVDSDLSNKCLPRLNELCFNKENSTFLEHYRNCWLYNGTLMPFISGIPESVKYSVMLGSFRAFKAIENDGQTKVNVPLSCLSITQVNGTIYLETENCANENAFICMDDVREVSIKEDGITTQYVTIFVPITIATFFAIVIWRRSRCLCTGHGSSQKDAPHQHVNKPCQCEFAEEKETKFCSQGNTREPICNNDGIHETETKMEEDTALNDDLKDAQEKADEHEKISRQREFAEEGKTQFCSEGNITEPLFNNDSIPKSETINEEDNALKNGLLELFKTNVIQRLMKKGKHQ; this is encoded by the coding sequence ATGTTTGGAAACCCAAATAaaaccattgttatattgataaGTTTGTGTTTACATATTATTGCTAAATGGGAAAAAGAACATTTAAGCAACTACACAAATGCAAAAGTGAGCTGTCACAATAGTGGAGGTCTTATTAAACAGCAATTGCTTAAATTCGGTGGATTACTCAACATGACATGTGAAATCAACGTTTCGTTAAAGGACTGGGAATCTGTATGGGTACAAGGGCAGGCTCAAACTGGACCCTATATAGCTCTCTATACTTGCATGAGGCTTAGCAACCAGGACGAGCGAGGTTTTGCGAGAAACATGACATTTTATTCCAATATCCTTTACGAATGCAGTGTGTTCTGTGATCAGATTTTACACTCGATTGGATATCTTGGGATTTACAAAAATTCATGTTTCTgctatttttattcattcagaTTTCCACATTCACCggaatgtttagaaaatgattTCATGGACATAAACAATGGAATATTCGTGTTTAGACTGATTGAAAACATGCACTTTGAAGTCCAATCAAAATCAGTAAATTTCAACTGTCTTGGGGCTTCGTTTCAGGAAAGTGGAGAAACAACGTACTATAACACTAAATGTGCATCTTCGTTATATGGCATATGTACACATCGTGTTGATAGTGATCTTAGTAACAAATGTCTTCCTAGGTTAAATGAACTTTGTTTCAACAAAGAAAATAGTACATTCCTTGAGCATTACCGAAATTGTTGGCTTTACAATGGAACTCTAATGCCGTTTATTTCAGGCATACCAGAATCTGTAAAGTATTCCGTAATGCTTGGCAGTTTTCGAGCTTTCAAAGCTATTGAAAATGATGGCCAAACTAAAGTCAATGTACCTTTGTCATGTTTATCAATCACACAAGTCAATGGAACCATATATCTGGAGACAGAAAATTGTGCTAATGAGAATGCATTTATATGTATGGATGATGTTCGAGAAGTATCTATCAAAGAAGATGGTATAACAACACAATATGTGACCATTTTTGTGCCGATTACAATTGCTACCTTTTTTGCTATTGTGATATGGCGGAGGAGCCGATGTCTGTGTACAGGCCATGGATCCTCACAGAAAGATGCACCGCATCAACATGTAAACAAACCTTGTCAATGTGAGTTTGCAGAAGAAAAGGAAACTAAATTCTGTTCTCAAGGCAACACTAGAGAACCTATCTGTAATAATGACGGCATTCATGAAACTGAGACGAAAATGGAAGAAGACACTGCACTTAATGATGACTTGAAAGATGCACAAGAAAAAGCAgatgaacatgaaaaaatatctCGTCAGCGTGAGTTTGCAGAAGAAGGGAAAACTCAATTCTGTTCTGAAGGTAACATTACAGAACCTCTCTTCAATAATGACAGCATTCCAAAAAGTGAGACGATAAATGAAGAGGACAATGCacttaaaaatggattgttggaactatttaaaacaaatgtgataCAAAGGTTGATGAAAAAAGGGaaacatcaataa